Proteins from a single region of Streptomyces sp. TN58:
- a CDS encoding D-arabinono-1,4-lactone oxidase: MGTATARNGSTATAWRNWAGNVTATPTRVVAPASVGELQEAVRRAAEDGLRVKAVGTGHSFTAAAATDGVLVRPQALAGIRSIDRAAGTVTVGAGTTLKDLNRALAAQGLSLTNMGDIMEQTVSGATSTGTHGTGRDSASIAAQIRAMELVTADGSVLVCSEKENPEVFAAARVGIGALGVVTAITFAVEPLFFLTAREEPMGFDRVTAEFEEHFTENEHFEFYWFPHTGNCNTKRNNRSQGPAAPPGPVSGWIEDELLSNGLFQAVNSLGRAVPATIPSIARVASRALSARTYTDIPYKVFTSPRRVRFVEMEYALPREAVVEALRELRATVDRSRLRISFPVEVRTAPADDIALSTASGRETAYIAVHMYRGTPYQAYFTAAEHTFTSHGGRPHWGKVHTRDAEYLSQAYPRFGEFTALRDRLDPDRVFGNDYLRRVLGT; encoded by the coding sequence ATGGGGACGGCGACAGCACGGAACGGCAGCACGGCGACCGCGTGGCGTAACTGGGCGGGCAACGTCACCGCCACACCCACCCGCGTGGTGGCCCCGGCCTCGGTCGGGGAGCTCCAGGAGGCGGTCCGCCGGGCCGCCGAGGACGGGCTGCGGGTGAAGGCGGTCGGCACCGGCCACTCCTTCACCGCGGCCGCCGCGACCGACGGGGTCCTCGTACGGCCGCAGGCCCTGGCGGGGATCCGGTCGATCGACCGCGCCGCGGGCACCGTCACGGTGGGGGCGGGCACCACCCTGAAGGACCTCAACCGGGCCCTCGCCGCCCAGGGCCTGTCGCTCACCAACATGGGCGACATCATGGAGCAGACGGTCTCCGGCGCCACCAGCACCGGCACCCACGGCACCGGCCGGGACTCGGCCTCCATCGCCGCGCAGATCCGCGCCATGGAGCTGGTCACGGCCGACGGCAGCGTGCTGGTCTGCTCCGAGAAGGAGAACCCGGAGGTCTTCGCGGCGGCCCGGGTGGGCATCGGCGCGCTCGGGGTCGTCACCGCGATCACCTTCGCCGTGGAGCCGCTCTTCTTCCTGACCGCCCGTGAGGAGCCCATGGGCTTCGACCGGGTGACCGCCGAGTTCGAGGAGCACTTCACCGAGAACGAGCACTTCGAGTTCTACTGGTTCCCGCACACCGGCAACTGCAACACCAAGCGCAACAACCGCAGCCAGGGCCCCGCCGCCCCGCCCGGGCCGGTCAGCGGCTGGATCGAGGACGAACTGCTCTCCAACGGCCTCTTCCAGGCCGTCAACTCGCTGGGCCGCGCGGTCCCGGCCACGATCCCCTCCATCGCCCGCGTGGCCAGCCGCGCCCTGTCGGCGCGCACCTACACGGACATCCCGTACAAGGTGTTCACCAGCCCGCGCCGGGTGCGGTTCGTGGAGATGGAGTACGCCCTCCCGCGCGAGGCGGTCGTCGAGGCGCTGCGGGAGCTGCGCGCGACGGTCGACCGCTCCCGGCTGCGGATCAGCTTCCCGGTGGAGGTGCGGACCGCGCCGGCGGACGACATCGCGCTGTCGACGGCCTCGGGGCGCGAGACGGCCTACATCGCGGTGCACATGTACAGGGGCACGCCGTACCAGGCCTACTTCACGGCGGCGGAGCACACCTTCACCTCGCACGGCGGCCGCCCGCACTGGGGCAAGGTGCACACGCGGGACGCGGAGTACCTCTCCCAGGCCTATCCGCGCTTCGGCGAGTTCACCGCACTGCGCGACCGCCTCGACCCGGACCGGGTCTTCGGCAACGACTACCTGCGGCGTGTCCTTGGTACCTGA